The Streptomyces sp. NBC_00490 genome includes a region encoding these proteins:
- a CDS encoding NAD-dependent epimerase/dehydratase family protein has product MTSAARHVLVTGASGYIGGAVAHALLAAGHRVTGLVRDPSRAAALAAAGADLRTGDMLRPQTYVPLVQDADAVVHAAQLRFTGRLTKARIRRIRQADAVMAGALADACRTHGRRLLYASGAWVYGDHGERWIDESLPHRPAPLGVWHAAATARLRAMAADGLDSVVLHAGFVYGPGGNFRAAFADQASRSGRIRHPGDGSNHWSCVHLDDLAAAYVAALERAPAGAEYNIADDEPLPLAQFAREAARALGADLAAPVPRAVAALALGRPVTTSLTTSYRLSNALARDELGWRPAYPTVADGLPSAVAALRGTPTPTPTSTPS; this is encoded by the coding sequence GTGACCAGCGCCGCCCGGCACGTCCTGGTCACCGGCGCGAGCGGGTACATCGGCGGCGCCGTCGCCCATGCCCTGCTGGCCGCCGGGCACCGGGTGACGGGCCTGGTGCGCGACCCGTCCCGGGCGGCCGCGCTGGCCGCCGCCGGGGCCGACCTGCGCACCGGCGACATGCTGCGCCCCCAGACGTACGTACCGCTCGTCCAGGACGCCGACGCGGTCGTGCACGCCGCGCAGCTGCGCTTCACCGGCCGGCTCACCAAGGCCCGCATCCGGCGCATCCGCCAGGCCGACGCGGTCATGGCGGGGGCCCTGGCCGACGCCTGCCGCACCCACGGCCGACGGCTGCTGTACGCGAGCGGTGCCTGGGTCTACGGCGACCACGGCGAGCGGTGGATCGACGAGTCGCTGCCGCACCGCCCCGCCCCGCTCGGGGTGTGGCACGCCGCGGCGACGGCCCGGCTGCGCGCCATGGCGGCCGACGGCCTGGACTCGGTGGTGCTGCACGCCGGATTCGTCTACGGACCGGGCGGCAACTTCCGGGCCGCCTTCGCCGACCAGGCGAGCCGGAGCGGGCGCATCCGTCACCCCGGCGACGGCTCCAACCACTGGAGCTGCGTCCACCTCGACGACCTGGCGGCCGCCTATGTGGCCGCCCTGGAACGGGCACCGGCCGGCGCCGAGTACAACATCGCCGACGACGAGCCGCTGCCGCTGGCGCAGTTCGCCCGCGAGGCCGCCCGCGCACTGGGCGCCGACCTGGCCGCACCGGTGCCCCGGGCGGTGGCCGCGCTCGCCCTCGGCCGCCCCGTCACCACCTCGCTGACCACCTCCTACCGGCTGAGCAACGCCCTGGCACGGGACGAACTGGGCTGGCGCCCGGCGTATCCGACCGTCGCCGACGGCCTGCCCTCGGCCGTGGCCGCCCTGCGCGGCACCCCCACCCCGACCCCCACCTCAACCCCGAGCTGA
- a CDS encoding nucleotide sugar dehydrogenase, translating into MPKIVIMGQGYVGLPLAVRAVEAGEDTTVVGFDVDEDRVKRLAAGESFVEDVAPQRLSAALATGRYLPTTEERAVGGFDVAVISVPTPLREGVPDLRAIESAARILGRFLRQGSTVVLESTTYPGTTEELVAPILEEYSGLTVGVDFHLGYSPERIDPGNRVWTLETTPKVVSGVDEASLEAVDAFYRTVVDTTVPVKSPKVAELTKLVENTFRHVNIALVNELAVYARELGIDVWEAVDAASSKPFGFMRFTPGPGVGGHCLPVDPVYLSWRVNRALGHRFRFVELANDVNDHMPAYVVQRLLTAFNERGRALSGSRVLVLGLAYKPDTGDARESPAVRVVDGLLRLGAEVRAVDPHVVESSPVDPRVIRTELDEQELAAADAVVLLTDHSAFDLDLITQHARFILDTRHRLPAGPTVEYL; encoded by the coding sequence ATGCCAAAGATCGTCATCATGGGCCAGGGGTACGTCGGCCTGCCGCTCGCGGTACGCGCCGTGGAGGCCGGCGAGGACACCACGGTCGTCGGTTTCGACGTCGACGAGGACCGCGTCAAGCGGCTTGCCGCGGGCGAGTCCTTCGTCGAGGACGTCGCGCCGCAGCGGCTGTCGGCCGCACTGGCCACCGGGCGCTATCTGCCCACCACCGAGGAACGCGCGGTCGGCGGCTTCGACGTGGCCGTCATCAGCGTGCCGACGCCGCTGCGCGAGGGCGTCCCCGACCTCAGGGCCATCGAATCGGCCGCCCGGATCCTGGGCCGGTTCCTGCGCCAGGGCTCCACGGTCGTCCTGGAGTCCACCACCTACCCCGGAACCACCGAGGAACTGGTCGCCCCGATCCTGGAGGAGTACTCCGGACTGACCGTGGGCGTCGACTTCCACCTGGGTTACAGCCCGGAGCGGATCGACCCGGGCAACCGGGTGTGGACCCTGGAGACCACCCCCAAGGTCGTCTCCGGTGTCGACGAGGCCTCGCTCGAAGCCGTCGATGCCTTCTACCGCACGGTCGTCGACACGACCGTGCCGGTGAAGTCGCCGAAGGTGGCGGAGCTGACCAAGCTGGTCGAGAACACCTTCCGGCACGTCAACATCGCTCTGGTCAACGAACTCGCCGTCTACGCACGCGAGTTGGGCATCGACGTGTGGGAAGCGGTGGACGCCGCCTCCTCCAAGCCGTTCGGCTTCATGCGCTTCACGCCCGGCCCCGGCGTCGGCGGGCACTGCCTGCCCGTGGACCCGGTCTACCTGTCCTGGCGGGTCAACCGGGCCCTCGGCCACCGCTTCCGCTTCGTCGAGCTCGCCAACGACGTCAACGACCACATGCCCGCCTACGTCGTCCAGCGGCTGCTGACCGCGTTCAACGAGCGCGGCCGCGCCCTGTCCGGCTCCCGCGTGCTGGTGCTCGGTCTGGCCTACAAGCCGGACACCGGCGACGCCCGTGAGTCGCCCGCCGTCCGGGTCGTGGACGGGCTGCTGCGGCTGGGCGCCGAAGTGCGGGCCGTCGACCCGCACGTCGTGGAGAGCTCCCCGGTCGACCCGCGGGTCATCCGCACCGAACTGGACGAGCAGGAACTCGCCGCGGCCGACGCGGTCGTCCTGCTGACCGACCACAGCGCCTTCGACCTCGACCTCATCACCCAGCACGCCCGGTTCATCCTGGACACCCGCCACCGGCTGCCCGCCGGACCGACGGTGGAGTACCTGTGA